The Vibrio rhizosphaerae genome includes a region encoding these proteins:
- a CDS encoding sensor domain-containing diguanylate cyclase, with the protein MIQSKKFPKLFLIYSLLVGLFLSLLLTLYRVELHEVDTSLVSNATSQVSSAEKALKNALRWRVSDLNFFERTLTRAEFDSSGQLNTAKLTALWRTFIQSRRVYTEVKWVDFSGQEKIKINYKHGKVSVAQDANLTNIHRTPYFKDIMAFPHKKIFISSLSIDMKDSVNAIDDVPVLIFGEKVAQIEKNKALQGVLIISYKIDDLLSRLYNINEDLWISNHIGQWFKIASNDSLEKKYQLKYQVKMPIDHAQVWKEINKNTSGIFVDDDEFGVFDTLLTVEESGKLQGTRFYVSNSERLSPHYPWKIIYYIDKDKLNYLKRSIHHYHIVMIGGFFIFFIFFGYYIFSMYFKSQKMINKLLVANKIIDNYVIYATADLDDHLESVSEAFCQVSGYRAEELQGQSYYRLCHPDISENLPADIKDCILAEQPWRGEIKKRSKTGEVYWVLAYIEPTHDLNAHLVGYTAVEQNITDRKHLEVLSITDRLTCLHNRLKLDETLEKEVSRADRHQHPLSIIMLDIDDFKVVNDTFGHQAGDEVLCKIAGLLKQHVRKTDIPGRWGGEEFLIVCPETDLHGVHILAEKLRQAFMNHDFNVVGRCTCSFGVVSRMNDETIEQMIERADIALYTAKARGKNRVESGNDLAIQTHRDNKRLR; encoded by the coding sequence GTGATACAAAGTAAAAAATTTCCCAAACTATTTTTGATTTATAGTTTATTGGTCGGGTTGTTCCTGTCGTTGCTACTAACGCTTTATCGGGTTGAGTTACATGAAGTGGATACGAGTCTGGTAAGCAATGCTACCAGTCAGGTCTCTAGCGCTGAAAAAGCGCTGAAAAATGCCCTGAGATGGCGGGTAAGTGATTTGAATTTTTTTGAAAGAACACTGACGCGTGCAGAGTTCGATTCATCCGGGCAGCTGAATACTGCAAAATTGACCGCATTGTGGCGAACATTTATTCAATCCCGCCGCGTCTATACTGAAGTCAAATGGGTTGATTTTTCCGGGCAAGAAAAAATTAAAATCAATTATAAACATGGCAAAGTTTCAGTTGCCCAAGATGCAAATCTGACGAATATTCATCGAACACCTTACTTTAAAGATATCATGGCATTTCCCCATAAGAAAATATTTATCTCATCACTCAGTATTGATATGAAAGATAGTGTTAATGCGATTGATGATGTTCCGGTTTTGATCTTCGGAGAAAAAGTTGCACAGATAGAGAAAAATAAGGCTTTACAAGGCGTTTTGATTATTAGTTATAAAATTGATGATCTGTTAAGTCGTTTATACAATATTAATGAGGATCTCTGGATTTCAAACCATATAGGTCAATGGTTTAAAATTGCTTCGAACGATTCACTTGAGAAAAAATATCAGCTGAAATACCAAGTTAAAATGCCAATCGATCATGCTCAAGTCTGGAAAGAGATCAATAAAAATACATCAGGAATATTTGTTGATGATGATGAATTTGGGGTTTTTGATACGTTATTGACAGTGGAAGAGAGTGGCAAGCTCCAAGGGACGAGATTTTATGTCAGCAATTCAGAACGTTTGTCACCACATTATCCATGGAAAATCATCTATTACATTGATAAGGATAAATTAAACTACCTCAAGCGATCGATCCATCATTATCATATTGTGATGATTGGAGGCTTCTTTATTTTCTTCATTTTCTTTGGCTATTATATTTTCTCAATGTATTTCAAATCACAGAAGATGATTAATAAGTTATTGGTCGCCAATAAAATTATCGATAATTATGTTATTTATGCGACCGCAGATTTGGATGATCATCTTGAGTCTGTATCAGAAGCTTTCTGCCAAGTCTCCGGATATCGTGCTGAAGAGTTACAAGGGCAGTCATATTATCGACTCTGTCACCCGGATATATCTGAGAATCTTCCGGCTGACATAAAAGATTGTATTCTGGCAGAACAGCCCTGGCGTGGAGAGATTAAAAAACGCAGTAAAACGGGTGAAGTTTACTGGGTACTTGCTTATATTGAACCAACCCATGACCTGAATGCACATTTGGTTGGATATACGGCGGTCGAGCAAAATATTACCGATCGTAAGCATCTGGAAGTGCTGTCCATTACGGATCGACTGACTTGTCTGCATAATCGTCTGAAACTGGATGAAACGCTGGAGAAAGAAGTCTCTCGGGCAGACCGTCATCAACATCCTTTATCGATTATTATGCTGGACATTGATGATTTTAAAGTGGTGAATGATACCTTTGGTCATCAGGCCGGTGATGAAGTGTTATGTAAAATTGCCGGGCTCTTAAAACAGCATGTGAGAAAAACTGATATTCCCGGACGGTGGGGCGGGGAGGAGTTTCTGATTGTTTGCCCGGAAACCGATCTTCATGGTGTGCATATTCTGGCCGAGAAACTTCGCCAAGCGTTTATGAACCATGATTTTAATGTCGTGGGGCGCTGTACCTGTAGTTTCGGTGTGGTGAGTCGCATGAATGATGAAACGATCGAACAAATGATCGAACGTGCTGATATTGCGCTGTATACCGCTAAAGCCCGAGGGAAAAACCGCGTCGAATCAGGCAATGATCTCGCGATTCAGACGCATCGGGATAATAAGCGACTACGGTAG
- a CDS encoding phage repressor protein CI yields MSKKQVSLPPFDYLAGKQVTEKLCNILNVKSTRALSEQLNVPTSTFATWHKRNVCPYELAIRLHLHKGISLKWLLLNEGDPYPNAAAHKYHVNDEPKRLVHIDLFALKNGQLNHRGTMTLDQFFLDELEISNVIAVREGDMTYLVDQESTRAVSGTYLLNVDGLLSINTLQRLPGKQLALNFDGSALTVNESDVKIAGQVVLFMSRRPSQTDIHHETSDA; encoded by the coding sequence ATGAGTAAAAAACAAGTTTCATTGCCGCCTTTTGACTATCTTGCTGGGAAGCAGGTCACAGAAAAACTATGCAACATATTAAACGTCAAAAGTACGCGAGCGTTATCCGAGCAACTCAACGTCCCGACATCGACTTTCGCCACATGGCATAAACGGAATGTCTGCCCTTATGAGCTAGCCATAAGGCTACATCTGCATAAGGGGATCTCTTTAAAGTGGTTACTACTCAATGAAGGCGATCCTTACCCGAATGCGGCAGCTCATAAATATCATGTCAATGATGAGCCCAAACGTCTGGTACATATTGATTTGTTTGCGTTGAAGAATGGACAACTGAATCATCGTGGGACCATGACGTTGGATCAGTTCTTTTTAGACGAATTGGAGATTTCCAATGTGATTGCGGTTCGTGAGGGGGATATGACTTATCTGGTCGATCAGGAATCGACCCGAGCAGTCAGTGGGACTTACCTGCTTAACGTTGATGGCCTGTTGTCGATCAATACACTCCAACGTCTGCCGGGTAAACAACTGGCGCTGAATTTTGATGGCTCGGCTTTGACCGTGAACGAATCCGACGTCAAAATCGCCGGACAAGTTGTTTTATTTATGTCCCGCAGACCATCACAGACTGACATACACCACGAGACGAGTGACGCTTAA
- a CDS encoding GNAT family N-acetyltransferase, whose translation MQGYYISSDKKDLNFEMIYAYLSTSYWAEGIPESVLHKAIEHALCFGGYLDSGEQVGFARVITDHATFAYLADVFILEAHRGKGLSKWLMATLLEDPNLQGLRRMLLATKDAHGLYAQYGFVPVEHPERLMHIWHPNIYSTCGH comes from the coding sequence ATGCAGGGATATTACATCAGCTCAGATAAGAAAGATCTCAACTTTGAGATGATCTATGCCTATCTATCAACCAGTTATTGGGCTGAAGGGATTCCGGAATCGGTACTTCATAAAGCGATTGAGCATGCTTTGTGTTTTGGGGGGTATTTAGATTCAGGAGAGCAGGTCGGTTTTGCCAGAGTGATTACAGATCACGCCACTTTCGCTTATCTGGCGGATGTCTTTATTCTGGAAGCGCATCGCGGCAAAGGGTTGAGTAAATGGTTGATGGCCACACTCCTTGAGGACCCTAACTTACAGGGGTTGCGGCGCATGCTGCTTGCAACAAAAGACGCGCATGGCCTTTATGCACAATATGGTTTTGTGCCAGTTGAACACCCTGAAAGGCTGATGCACATCTGGCACCCCAACATATACTCAACTTGCGGACATTAA
- a CDS encoding helix-turn-helix domain-containing protein codes for MNKKQVLLPPIDYQVGKKVTDRIREVLDIKSVRALADHAEMSYSTITTWHQRKSCPFDLAIRSHLHKGISLKWLLLGEGTPYPNAATHAYQGENSEVKKLIDMDLFWLRNGKLAQNGTLTLEQFLLDELSITNVIAVRDEGHTYIIDQEAQQAVSGSYLIDFDGLYSVNDIQRLPEKQLAIDFKGSPLIVGEHELKVSGKVVLRMSRD; via the coding sequence ATGAATAAAAAACAAGTTTTATTACCACCAATCGACTATCAGGTCGGTAAAAAAGTCACCGATAGAATCCGGGAAGTCTTAGATATCAAGAGCGTACGGGCTCTGGCAGACCATGCGGAGATGTCTTATTCAACCATTACAACTTGGCATCAGCGCAAAAGTTGCCCTTTTGATTTGGCGATCCGGTCTCATTTGCATAAAGGTATTTCTTTAAAATGGCTGTTACTGGGAGAAGGTACCCCCTATCCCAATGCGGCAACCCACGCCTATCAGGGAGAAAACAGCGAGGTTAAAAAGCTGATTGATATGGATCTCTTTTGGCTGAGAAATGGCAAACTGGCTCAGAATGGAACGCTGACACTGGAGCAGTTTTTGTTAGACGAATTATCAATTACCAATGTGATTGCGGTTCGCGACGAAGGCCATACTTATATTATCGATCAGGAGGCACAACAAGCGGTTTCCGGAAGTTATCTCATCGATTTCGACGGTCTGTATTCGGTCAATGATATTCAGCGACTCCCTGAAAAGCAGTTGGCCATTGATTTTAAAGGCTCCCCATTGATTGTGGGAGAACATGAGTTGAAAGTGTCCGGAAAAGTCGTCCTTCGGATGTCTCGCGATTGA
- a CDS encoding GFA family protein — protein sequence MEFPIHGACQCGQVTYELLAAPQRVVACHCQECQKLSGAPFSVTVMVSAENIRFSGEMKQWSRIAESGNTNIAKFCPDCGVRIYHVNPAQPDAIKLKLKPTGLADDSLFAPSHHLWVSEKLSWDTIPEGMSTAEKQS from the coding sequence ATGGAATTTCCTATCCATGGTGCCTGCCAGTGTGGTCAGGTCACTTATGAATTACTTGCCGCACCACAACGAGTGGTTGCTTGTCATTGTCAAGAGTGTCAAAAACTGTCCGGTGCGCCTTTTAGTGTGACCGTGATGGTCTCTGCTGAAAATATTCGTTTCTCTGGGGAAATGAAACAATGGTCGCGGATTGCTGAAAGTGGCAATACCAATATTGCGAAATTTTGTCCCGATTGTGGGGTTCGAATTTATCATGTCAATCCGGCACAACCGGATGCGATTAAATTGAAGCTGAAGCCTACAGGATTAGCCGATGACAGTTTGTTTGCACCGTCACACCATCTGTGGGTCAGTGAAAAGCTGAGCTGGGATACAATTCCGGAAGGTATGTCAACCGCCGAAAAGCAATCTTGA
- a CDS encoding VOC family protein, which yields MIHLEHVNLVVRKDDIPAMLKFYQAVFPHWHIRDQGVSDWYGKTRTWLHFGDDYQYLAISDNGEGENRDLTGHQVGLAHFAYVTNNLDAVITRLTDAGFEIAKDGMPHPHRKNIYFIDPAGFEVEFVEYMSDIVSERNSTI from the coding sequence ATGATTCATTTAGAGCACGTTAATCTGGTGGTCCGAAAAGACGATATTCCTGCCATGCTCAAGTTCTATCAGGCAGTTTTCCCTCACTGGCATATCAGAGATCAGGGCGTGTCGGACTGGTACGGTAAAACCCGGACATGGCTCCACTTTGGCGACGACTATCAGTATCTGGCGATCAGTGATAATGGCGAAGGAGAAAACCGTGATTTGACCGGTCATCAGGTTGGGTTAGCACATTTTGCTTATGTTACGAATAATCTTGATGCTGTCATCACCCGGCTGACTGATGCCGGCTTTGAAATCGCAAAAGATGGGATGCCCCACCCGCACCGGAAAAATATCTACTTTATTGATCCGGCAGGATTCGAAGTTGAATTTGTTGAGTACATGAGTGACATTGTCAGCGAAAGAAACAGTACCATTTAA
- a CDS encoding substrate-binding periplasmic protein has product MRKCISNAVVCILSLIFCAKLYAAEKILLTTQIWPPYQVYHDNILDGPAVTVVKNILEKMEVPYEINVYPWERAQFMVKVGAAQGFFLASKNNKRDAYATFSEVIFPQKWNWYLLRGNPLNPTDESFKDKACILVRFGSNMQYWLQANHYKAVGSFKNTDALVKALLAKRCDAILANELAINNYLEEHGLSSDIFEIYPNMDKPLGVYWSNQYLTENPDFLEKFNYFVRKYRPTDEY; this is encoded by the coding sequence ATGAGAAAGTGTATCTCGAATGCTGTTGTTTGCATATTATCATTGATATTTTGTGCAAAACTGTATGCAGCAGAAAAAATATTGTTGACCACACAAATCTGGCCACCTTATCAAGTGTATCACGATAATATTTTAGATGGTCCGGCGGTGACGGTCGTTAAAAATATACTTGAAAAAATGGAAGTCCCTTATGAAATCAATGTCTATCCTTGGGAAAGAGCCCAGTTTATGGTAAAGGTTGGGGCTGCGCAGGGATTTTTCCTCGCCTCAAAAAATAATAAACGGGATGCTTATGCAACATTTTCAGAAGTGATCTTTCCACAGAAATGGAATTGGTATCTATTACGGGGAAATCCGCTTAACCCGACGGATGAATCATTTAAAGATAAGGCCTGTATATTAGTCAGGTTTGGTTCAAATATGCAGTATTGGCTTCAGGCAAATCATTATAAAGCGGTCGGGAGTTTTAAAAATACCGATGCATTAGTTAAGGCCCTGTTAGCGAAGCGTTGTGATGCCATACTTGCCAATGAATTAGCAATTAATAATTATTTAGAGGAACATGGTTTATCTTCAGATATATTTGAAATCTATCCAAATATGGATAAACCACTTGGTGTTTATTGGTCAAATCAATATTTAACTGAAAATCCTGATTTTCTGGAAAAATTTAATTATTTTGTCAGGAAATATAGACCAACCGATGAGTATTAA
- a CDS encoding AAA family ATPase, with amino-acid sequence MAKIYFICGFIGSGKTTYAKKLEQERKAFRFNADEWMIPLFGEHMAREVFDARLLTLKSLFQSSAIQMINLNVSVIFDFGFWTKSERLALTKWAKEHDLDFEFIYLDVSYEECQRRALQRNAVRGEHAYEMTPEMLALFWSKFERPDPDEEMTRIRNEI; translated from the coding sequence ATGGCAAAAATTTACTTTATATGTGGCTTTATTGGCTCAGGTAAAACCACTTACGCTAAAAAGCTGGAACAAGAGCGAAAGGCATTTCGGTTTAACGCTGATGAATGGATGATCCCGCTTTTTGGTGAACATATGGCGCGTGAAGTGTTTGATGCTCGTTTATTGACCCTGAAATCGCTGTTCCAATCCTCGGCGATTCAAATGATAAACCTGAATGTTTCAGTCATATTTGATTTTGGTTTCTGGACAAAATCGGAACGTCTGGCGTTGACCAAGTGGGCAAAAGAGCACGATTTGGACTTTGAATTTATTTACCTTGATGTCAGTTATGAAGAATGTCAAAGAAGAGCGCTTCAACGTAACGCAGTGCGTGGTGAGCACGCATACGAAATGACCCCTGAAATGCTGGCATTATTCTGGTCCAAGTTTGAAAGACCAGATCCAGACGAAGAAATGACCCGGATTAGGAATGAGATCTAG
- the galM gene encoding galactose-1-epimerase, whose amino-acid sequence MQKSFAEQTSAENQTQWKELIILQNSRGMRAAFTPMGATWVSCQLPLAQGEMREVLLGVDSEQVLLTQASYLGMTIGPYANRIANASFTLDGKQYTLDANENGNCLHSGKQAFHNRRWDVAERTDNQVRFTTTSPDGEMGFPGDLDVSVTYTVTEANQVLIEYHATTDQPTPVSLTNHAYFNLHGADRGHSCLDHALWLDADAFLPINDVGIPLGALQDVTGSGFDFRRKKPVRADLMQDQQQMTVQGYDHAYLFSAARDASRPVASLTSADERVQMHVITTMPAIQLYTGNWLAGTPGRGDHVYSQYAGIALETQFLPDSPNHPEWQQPNCILQPGETYHHTTCYQFDF is encoded by the coding sequence ATGCAAAAATCATTTGCCGAACAAACGTCGGCAGAGAATCAAACACAATGGAAAGAGTTGATTATTTTACAGAACTCGCGAGGAATGCGTGCTGCATTTACCCCGATGGGAGCGACATGGGTCAGTTGTCAGCTACCGCTCGCACAGGGTGAGATGCGGGAGGTTTTGCTGGGCGTTGATTCTGAACAGGTGTTATTGACTCAGGCAAGCTATCTGGGGATGACCATCGGGCCTTATGCCAACCGGATTGCCAATGCCAGTTTTACCCTTGATGGTAAGCAATATACGCTGGATGCCAATGAAAATGGCAATTGTCTGCATAGCGGTAAACAGGCATTCCACAATCGTCGCTGGGATGTTGCTGAACGGACCGATAACCAAGTCCGCTTTACTACGACGTCTCCGGATGGTGAGATGGGATTTCCCGGTGATTTGGATGTGTCGGTAACCTATACCGTGACAGAAGCCAACCAAGTCTTGATTGAATATCATGCCACGACGGATCAACCGACACCGGTTAGTCTGACCAATCACGCTTATTTTAATCTGCACGGTGCAGACCGCGGTCATTCTTGTCTCGATCATGCACTCTGGCTCGATGCCGATGCGTTTTTGCCGATTAACGATGTCGGGATTCCGCTCGGGGCCTTGCAAGATGTGACCGGATCCGGATTTGATTTCCGCCGGAAAAAACCGGTACGCGCTGATTTAATGCAGGATCAACAGCAAATGACCGTACAAGGTTACGATCATGCCTATCTATTCTCGGCTGCCCGTGATGCGTCCCGTCCCGTGGCATCATTAACCAGTGCGGATGAGCGGGTGCAAATGCATGTCATCACGACGATGCCTGCGATTCAGCTTTATACCGGGAATTGGCTGGCAGGCACTCCGGGACGTGGTGATCATGTCTATTCTCAATATGCCGGTATTGCTTTAGAAACTCAGTTCTTGCCGGATTCACCCAACCATCCTGAATGGCAGCAACCAAACTGTATTCTTCAGCCAGGTGAGACCTACCATCATACGACTTGTTATCAGTTTGATTTTTAA
- the galK gene encoding galactokinase produces the protein MSNPVENVTTSFSEIFGYQPSHLIQAPGRVNLIGEHTDYNDGFVLPCAINYQTVVAAAKRQDSRIRVIACDYQNAVDEFDLNAPIEFQPDKMWANYIRGVVKCLIARGYSLCGVDMTVSGNVPQGAGLSSSAALEVVIGQTFKVLLNLDISQQEIALNAQQAENEFVGCNCGIMDQLISSQGYENHALLIDCRDLTTQAVSIPAEMVVMIVNSNKQRGLVDSEYNTRREQCEAAARQFGVQALRDVTLAQLNARFSELDAVVARRARHVITENDRTCKAAQALAAGDIHTVAQLMAQSHISMRDDFEITVPEIDILVDLIKTEIGAQGGVRMTGGGFGGCVVALVPPALVERVRAAVERQYQAATGLQASIYVCQATQGAGLISES, from the coding sequence ATGTCTAATCCAGTTGAAAATGTAACAACATCATTCTCCGAAATTTTCGGATATCAGCCGAGCCACCTGATTCAGGCTCCCGGGCGCGTCAATCTGATTGGTGAACATACCGATTACAATGATGGGTTTGTCTTGCCTTGTGCGATTAATTATCAGACTGTGGTGGCTGCGGCCAAACGTCAGGATAGCCGGATTCGGGTCATCGCTTGTGATTACCAGAACGCCGTTGATGAGTTTGATTTGAATGCACCCATCGAATTTCAGCCCGATAAAATGTGGGCCAATTATATTCGCGGGGTAGTGAAGTGCTTAATTGCCCGCGGTTACTCATTGTGCGGGGTGGATATGACGGTCAGCGGCAATGTGCCGCAAGGGGCCGGGTTAAGTTCCTCTGCTGCACTGGAAGTCGTGATCGGACAAACATTTAAAGTGTTACTGAACCTTGATATTAGCCAGCAAGAGATTGCACTGAATGCACAACAGGCAGAGAATGAGTTTGTCGGCTGTAACTGTGGCATTATGGACCAGTTAATCTCATCGCAAGGCTATGAAAATCACGCACTGTTAATCGACTGCCGGGACTTAACGACTCAGGCGGTATCGATTCCTGCTGAGATGGTTGTCATGATCGTCAATTCGAATAAACAGCGTGGTTTGGTTGACAGCGAATATAACACGCGTCGTGAACAGTGCGAGGCCGCTGCACGTCAGTTTGGTGTTCAAGCACTGCGGGATGTGACACTGGCACAGCTTAACGCCCGGTTCAGTGAGCTCGATGCGGTCGTTGCCCGCAGAGCACGGCATGTGATTACTGAAAATGACCGGACTTGTAAAGCAGCTCAGGCGCTGGCTGCCGGCGATATCCACACCGTCGCGCAATTGATGGCGCAATCCCATATTTCGATGCGGGATGATTTTGAAATAACAGTACCAGAAATCGATATACTGGTTGATTTGATAAAAACGGAGATCGGCGCACAAGGTGGTGTACGCATGACCGGCGGTGGATTCGGTGGATGTGTGGTCGCACTGGTGCCGCCAGCACTCGTGGAAAGAGTCCGGGCAGCCGTTGAGAGGCAGTATCAGGCCGCGACGGGTTTACAAGCATCTATCTATGTCTGCCAGGCAACACAAGGGGCAGGCCTGATTTCTGAATCATGA
- a CDS encoding UDP-glucose--hexose-1-phosphate uridylyltransferase has translation MIKQLFDPSAHPHRRYNPLTGQWVLVSPHRAKRPWSGLNEPPHHQEIPCYDESCFLCPGNTRVSGEINPDYTDTYVFGNDFAALMPDSPAAPESDNPLLQVQGVQGLSRVICFSPDHSKTLPELTCQQIRHVIDTWNEQIEALGQSYVWVQAFENKGELMGCSQPHPHGQIWANSFLPNEIERKDQQLKAYFEQHGSNLLVDYVQTELNDGARTVVETQHWLAVVPFWAVWPYETLLLPKTHVRRMNELTDEQRDDLALAIKKLTCRYDNLFQCSFPYSMGWHYAPFFESGTEIDHWQLHALFYPPLLRSASIRKFMVGYEMLAETQRDLTAEQAAQYLREVSEIHYKEQ, from the coding sequence ATGATAAAGCAATTGTTTGATCCAAGTGCCCATCCCCATCGCCGTTACAATCCGCTGACCGGACAATGGGTGTTGGTTTCGCCCCATCGGGCAAAACGTCCGTGGAGCGGACTCAATGAACCGCCTCATCATCAAGAGATACCTTGTTATGACGAGTCTTGTTTTTTGTGTCCGGGTAACACTCGGGTCTCGGGAGAGATAAATCCTGATTATACAGACACTTATGTGTTTGGTAATGATTTCGCCGCGTTGATGCCGGATTCTCCCGCCGCGCCTGAATCTGACAATCCGCTGTTGCAAGTACAAGGCGTGCAGGGATTAAGCCGGGTGATCTGTTTTTCTCCCGATCACAGCAAAACGTTACCTGAGCTGACGTGCCAGCAGATTCGTCATGTGATTGACACATGGAACGAACAGATTGAAGCGCTGGGACAGTCATATGTCTGGGTTCAGGCGTTTGAAAACAAAGGTGAGCTGATGGGGTGCTCGCAACCGCACCCGCATGGTCAGATTTGGGCCAACAGCTTTCTGCCGAATGAGATTGAGCGCAAAGATCAACAGCTGAAAGCCTATTTTGAGCAACACGGATCCAATCTGTTGGTTGATTATGTTCAGACCGAACTGAATGATGGCGCGCGAACGGTGGTCGAAACGCAACACTGGCTGGCGGTGGTTCCTTTTTGGGCGGTATGGCCCTATGAAACCCTCTTGCTGCCGAAAACGCATGTGCGTCGCATGAACGAGCTCACCGATGAACAGCGGGATGATTTGGCGCTGGCGATCAAAAAACTCACCTGTCGGTATGACAATTTGTTCCAGTGTTCCTTCCCTTATTCGATGGGGTGGCATTATGCGCCATTTTTTGAATCAGGAACGGAGATTGACCACTGGCAACTGCATGCTTTGTTTTATCCGCCGTTATTGCGTAGTGCTTCAATACGCAAGTTTATGGTGGGCTATGAAATGTTGGCTGAAACGCAGCGCGACCTGACGGCAGAGCAGGCGGCGCAGTATTTGCGTGAGGTCAGTGAAATTCATTACAAAGAACAATAA
- a CDS encoding DUF1656 domain-containing protein, giving the protein MLHEIPFLGLLFSPLVVYIPLAIGITYLIRIVLFHTGLYGKLWKPAWMLVSLFVCILSLTVKFYGA; this is encoded by the coding sequence GTGTTACACGAAATTCCGTTTTTAGGGCTGCTCTTTAGCCCACTGGTTGTTTATATACCCCTTGCAATTGGGATCACTTACCTTATTCGGATCGTGCTATTCCACACGGGACTCTATGGCAAACTCTGGAAACCGGCCTGGATGCTGGTCAGTCTTTTTGTCTGTATCTTATCTCTCACTGTTAAATTCTACGGAGCATAA
- a CDS encoding efflux RND transporter periplasmic adaptor subunit: MKKFSTIIMILIAVCSGYWLWNHYMLTPWTRDARVNAHVITISPDVSGFVTQVAVRDNQSVRQGETLFQIDPKRYEIAVAQANATLNNRLAAWELSKHKYERRKNLPSQDSISSEDLETARINMDIAKANYQLAQAQLDEAQLNLARTKITAPFDGTVINLSLRSGNYVRQGTSVLALVEKHSFYITGYFEETKIASIQLGQPVTIQLMNHQPPLTGKVLSIGRAIANSNTNTNSQLLPQIQQTFNWVRLAQRIPVNVQLDEQVDQQQLSAGMTASITIQEPTE; the protein is encoded by the coding sequence ATGAAAAAATTTTCGACGATCATCATGATTCTAATCGCAGTCTGCTCCGGTTACTGGCTCTGGAACCATTACATGCTGACACCGTGGACCCGAGATGCCAGAGTCAATGCACATGTCATCACTATCTCACCGGATGTTTCCGGTTTTGTCACCCAGGTTGCGGTTCGTGATAACCAATCCGTTCGTCAGGGAGAAACCCTGTTCCAAATCGACCCCAAACGTTACGAGATAGCCGTCGCTCAGGCCAATGCAACCCTGAACAACCGCCTTGCTGCCTGGGAGTTATCGAAACACAAATATGAACGCCGTAAAAATCTTCCCAGTCAGGATTCCATCAGTAGTGAAGATCTGGAAACTGCCCGCATTAACATGGATATCGCCAAAGCCAATTACCAACTGGCACAGGCTCAGTTAGATGAAGCCCAACTCAATTTGGCGCGAACCAAGATAACGGCACCGTTTGACGGTACGGTGATCAATTTAAGTCTGCGTTCCGGCAATTATGTCCGTCAGGGAACATCGGTGCTGGCGTTGGTCGAAAAGCACTCTTTTTACATCACCGGCTATTTTGAAGAAACGAAAATTGCCAGTATTCAGCTCGGCCAGCCAGTCACCATCCAACTGATGAACCACCAACCGCCGCTGACCGGTAAAGTACTGAGCATCGGCCGTGCGATAGCCAACAGCAACACCAATACCAACAGTCAGTTACTGCCACAAATTCAACAAACCTTTAACTGGGTAAGACTCGCCCAGCGCATTCCGGTCAATGTTCAGCTCGATGAGCAAGTGGATCAGCAGCAACTCAGTGCCGGGATGACCGCCTCAATCACCATACAGGAGCCAACGGAGTGA